TTAATGCGGAATGAGGGCGCTGGTTCCTCTGGCGCTCTCTCAGGACGCTTTCCTGCCTGAAGCATCTCCCGCGCTCTTTTGACTGATCCTTTTCGCGCAACATCCCCATCTGGCTGGGGCCCAGAGCCGGCGCTTTCAGCTTGGGGAGCCATGTGATATCAGTGCTAGATTGTAGAGCTTCTAGCAGTCATAGGAAACTTTTGCACAATACGGAAGTAAGACCGGCCAGCGCATAGGATGGAAGTCGATATAAGTGTTAGTAGTGGAGATATCTTTCTTCAACACCGGAGAGCAGGTCGATGCGCGAAATCCAGCTCGACTGGGTATGAGACGAAAGTCAAAAGCAGATGCAGGAAAATAGCGAAACAAGTCTGAGATCATCAATTGTTTAGAACTGTCGGACGCTGTGCAACAGTCTAGGCTTGAAGCAATGGGCTCAGAAATTCAATCAAATGAAAGTGGTCGACAACAAGAGTCGCAATGGCACTCAATGCCTCTGGAGGGAATGAGTAAGTCGGTGCTACAATCTCAGACATCATAGAAAGCCAGATCAGACGCTTGCATACCGCAcagaaagaataaaataaggTCTTTTGTtcaaaagaagaatgaaggaaaGTTGACCCAGGTCAGAGAAGTATAATATCAGACCCCCAAGGCTCAGTGAAAGCTTTGGCTGTCCGTGAAACCCCTGAACGCATAGTTAGACACTTGTTAGTTACACCTGATTacaggggaaaagaaacactGTCGGACTTACGGAGGCATAAATCAAACAAAAAGAATGACAGggaacaaaaaagaaagagcttCTAGCCCTTACTTTGGGGGAAAGAGCGAACGACTGGAgagcagaaagaaagagaacaaCCCCAGTGTCGCGTCAAAACAGACACAGTCTCAGTCCTTTGGGCGATTGCGCCTCACACGGATGGGAAAGCAAGGCCAAGGGTTTTCCAGCACCCCGGCGAACCAAAAGTCAGACGTTGATATTAAAGTGCTTCATTTCCGTCCTATGCGCAGGCATTAGGACCGGATAAGGGCGCAGACGTTTTAGAGTCGGACCAGTTCAGTCACAAGTGGAGTTGATCCAGCGCCAATAGCGCGGGGACAGGCACGGAAAGCCGTTTGTGATAATGCTGGCTACTATTAAGAGACCCAGCGCGCGATACCCAGCCTCCCACGTAAACAATGCATTTAACAGGTGGTTGACCAGCCAGACATCCTGAGCTGAAGCCGCTTCGTTTGGGCGACAGTCAAGGTGACGAATAGCATCCCCTACCACGGCCTACCAACCTCATATGCATGATCATTCCCTGGTTTTCCCTTCACCATTTCCAGTGTACGGAGTCTGCATGCAGACGGCAAGCGGAGTCCCATGAGTCGCAATGCCATGCTACCCAAGAGGGGACAGGGTAGGCGAGGGCCGTAGATTGGCTCGAAAATGAGGATACTGAATAACCGGAGAAGCTAAAAGCTGGGCGGGTCAGGACCCGACCTTGACTGTGCGCCAGGCCATTGGTCAGGAACGGAACGACCAAGAGGATGGCGGATGGACTAGGTCTCACCTTGAACAGGAGTACCACTCCTCTACGGCCCTGGGATTTCAACATGAAACCGTCGACGAAGCTCCTCCCGTGTGCAGCAACCAATAAACGAGCCGAACAAGCGAGCGAGGCCTGGTCATTCAGCGCAGACCATCCGCGAGTCGCATACGATCCTGGCTCGGGTAGCTCCACTGTATATCAGCGCCTTCAAACTAACCGAGTCTCACGACCGTTATAGATTGGTGATAGTGACGAAGCGAGCAAACTCAATCAAAGCCGGCGATGGCGCCTTTTCCCGATTGCACATTTTTTTCTCTCGACTTTCGGATTCGAAGGAAGGATACCCGTAAAGCCCAGCAATTGCGCCGGTTGTCAACTAGCACTCTTAGATCGTAGAACCCGTCTCGTTGTCCGTCGGGCAGAAAACTCATTGCGGTTTAGTGAGTGAGCCCCGGAGATTAAAAGCACAATAGTCGGAATACGGGAATAGATTAAGCGGGTAAACATCATATGAGGATCTGGACGGCCGGTGGGCGggataataatagtatcctCCTATTTTGTTCATGGTCTGTGAGGGCAGTCTAGAAGAATATGTGAGATGGTTAGGATACGAGATCCATCCGGAGGGTAAAAGGTGAGAGGCAGAGTGGCAGcgaagggaggagaggagggaagcCTTTGGAAAGCGACTGGGATGCGAGGCTCAACGGCCAGCCATCCTGCAGCCACTCCTGCAACTGCAAGtctgcaacaacaacaaccacccccgtTTCCACTCGAGAAAATGCCGACGTTTGTCTGACAGGGGAGTTCGTTGGTACCTTGGTTCTTTTCCCATCCAATGCTTGGTCAATCTGTCGAAATCGCAAAAATGTGGTTCGGGCCATGAACAGAGTGGGTATGGTCTATGGGATGGTGTATCTAGTCTGTCAACAACTACTCCATCTTAACTATCCAGTCAGTTAGTATACCCGCCCATCTGGTAAGTAATAAATCCTCCCTGGTCAAATGCGCTGGACCTTCCAAGgcagaaataaaaatagactCTGGTGGAAATATGTACCGAAAGTGGGTGCATCTGTTCTTCTATCCATATTGCTCTtcatttatttacttatcaACTGCCGTAGCTTGCATGTAGTCTATTTATATGCACAAGTCTAGAATCTACAATATGGAAGTGGCTACTGCCTGAGGCACGATCCCAGCTTGAGCCTTTCACATCGCTTCaatcaccactaccaccaccgctaccTTACTTCTGGCGCGCATGGTGGCCTAGAAGAGGACCCTGCGAGCACCACCAGCCTCTCTCAAACCTGGCCCAGCTCATTCCGCACTCGATGaacttccttctccacgatGCGCATCTCAACTATGACACTAGCGAGTTGGGGAAGGCGACTCTCAACGGCTTCGGTGAAGGACTTTTGGGCGCTGCGAAGATAAGGGGGTACCAGGATCCCGTACCAGTGGATCGGGTCCGAAGAACgaaacttcttctttttcgatCGCTTGGGCTTATCATCCGCATCGGGCTCTGTTTGGAGGGTCTCGGATGTGGTTGAGAGCTCACCAGCTTGAGTATCTCCCTCTTCGCGTTGTGGCCGATCTTCCTGAGGTGCATCGGCATCTGATTCGGGCTTCTCGTCCGTGTCGGATTCGTCCTCTGAATGTTGGACGGTAACTGATTCGATCCCAAATATACTGGAGTTGGAACCGCTATGTTCGGTGTCAGTCGGCGGTAAGTTGTCCTTCTCTGTTGCGTAGTGTTCCTCAGCCAGGTTGGTAGGAGGTTGTAGAGTCCTGATCGGGATGAAACCAGTTAGCACCGCGTCTTGGAATGGTACAAACATATACCGGACTCACACTCTTCTTGTCGCCTTCATGCGCTCATCATAGTAATCTGCCCCATAGTGTCGACCCGGTGGACAAGTATAGTTGGCTTGGGCAAGAGAGAAAAACCCCTGGTATTGTTCTCAGTATCGCTTACCGCAACAAAGCCTCAAGCTTGCTATGGCGAAGTGACTTACCGACGAGAGCTTCGACCCTAGCTCAGCTTGCAACTTCTGATGCTGATCTAGAAGGTGCAGATACCGCTCCAATAGATTGTCTAGCGACTGCAGCAAGTCCTCCGGGGCATCTGCTACAGGAGCTTGCTTGGGTTCGGAATCCGGAGCTGGTGAAGCTGAACGGGAAGCGGGCGGAGTAGGGACTTGCGCCATTGGGATCTGAAGGTGAACACAGCAAGCGATCTGCAGCGCATAGACACTTTTTTCCAGCAAGAAAACAGTTCAATTGCGAGTGAAGGCTTCAACCGTGGTTGTTGGCGAAGAGCGGAGCCATTCTGGAAGCCGAGGGGAAGATCCCCCGTGGAGGTCGGCCGGCGAGTCCGATAACTCCGTCATCGCGCCTCCGAgcccaaaagcaaaagaattTCCCGGAGAGCCTGCCAGCGATTATTCCTTCAACGCTCCGCTTGCATCCCCATCCGGAAGCATCTGTTTttcattatatattctgCTTGTCAGAATAACCTTATTACGACTCTTGCTGGGATAGAACCCCTGGTCTAGTTGACTGTTGAGGCGACTCGACTCTTGACCGGTACGCCACCTGCTTTGCGCTGTCCGAGGACATCTCAACCCTTCTGCGAAAAGCCTCTCGGAGTCGGACGTCCTCGGTAAAGACGACTCGGGCTGTTCCTCTTTGGGACTTGAAAAGCTAACGCGAATAGCATCGCCTAGCTGTACCCCCGCGTTAGCGGCCGAGCCGATTAGAAATCCAGGATCCCTGTATCTGGAATCGCTtttggcatcatcatcatcaacatcatcttcagcttGTCTTATCTTTCCAGTTATACAAAGTTCATAATCGCATCTCTCCACTCAAATTCGCCCATCATGTCTGTGCCGACCATGCAGCGTGAAACGGCCTTTCAGGTCCGGTCTCTGGTATGCCCTCCCTGCTGAACCTAGATTGCGCGGAATCCCTCCTACACTCCTATCACAATGGCACTGGGGCTAACCAGTCATTTTATGCAGTTCCGCTCTTTGCTCCGTCAATCCTCCCAGTTCTCGAACTACAACTTCCGCGAGTATGCCCGCCGGCGCACGATGGATGCCTTCCGCGAGCACCAGAAGGAATCCGAGGACCGACGGATACAGGAGTTGATCCAGGATGGACTACAGAACttgcggatgatgaaggtCAGTATATTCCTCGGATAGACATGATTAGATGTGCCCGCGTTTGTCTCTTTTATGCAGACCATGCGTTCTGAGTCAAAGCGGGGGTGGACGCTAGTGAACGAGCTGCTAATACTTTTGCAGAGGCAAACCATTATCAGTCAGTTCTACCAGCTGGATCggttggttgttgagggtCAGAAGACTGTGAGTATTCATGGAGCCTGTCTGTGATTGCAATGAAGCTAATTAGTTATTAGGGTAAGCAGACTGGCACGGAAGGAAACATTGTTCGCCAGAAGGATACTGGGTAAGATGAACCCTTCGTTATCTAGTTTTTGGGCTATGCTGACGCCTATATAGCTGGGACTAAACGCCCAACGGGAATCATTTGTTTTTCGTAGCGAGAGTACGGAGTTGAGGGGAATCCAGCACCAATACGATATCAATATCATTTGGGGCCATTTGAGCCGATGgcccgaagatgaaggaatAGCATAGATCGAAGGGTTCTGTATTTTTATTGAAAGCCACTGCGCTTTAGGTAGCGATTCTTACTCTTACTCATCTGGAATACCATTCTTCGCTCTCTAGTAGCCCAATCCATCTGATCTTGAAACTGTAGGTGATGGTAGTCATGTTTATTCTATGTGAGGGATCTGAGTGACCCCAGTCACGTGCGGGGGCGGCGGCGCGGCGTTTCGCTGAGCGATCGCATCGCGCTGCTCCGattcaccatcacctccaaaACAGCCTCGCCCTCCCAAAGAGTCCCTTCTCTTACAATCCGGGCAAACCACACCCAGCTCCGTAGATTCACTGGGTGAGGGGCTCTCTGCCGTTATCCTGATTATTCTCCGAACAGTGAGACTGCAGGTCCGGCGCTCATCATGCCACCTACTGTAAGCTTGTTGCTGCGATCCGCGACCCCGACACCGACCCCCAGTTATCGATCCACTCACCATTGCACCGAAGCTTGCCAATGCGGTATAGAAAGATGCCATCGCTGATATGTACTGACAATCCTCCAGTTTAGATCATCTCGCTCTGGTCGCCAATTCGGCGATGGCGCCAACCGTAACAGAAGTCAGATCGATCACGATGTGTTCGAGGGGCTCCCTGTACGACGCTGGACACGTCAAACTCAGACTGTCTCGCAGGTCCCCAAGGCCGAAGGCACTGAAGCTGTCGTGCAGGGCCCCGGGGGGAAGTCAACCATTCCAGAACACCCAATGCCTCGAGACAGTCACCTGTTGAGCCCCATGAGCAGAGCCCTCCTGCGTGCTGCGCGAGCTGGATGTATCTACATCCGCCAAGCGTCAAAAGActccgaagacgaagagaaagaagcgacTGACGGAGAGGAACAGCCACTTATCCAGAGCACCGAACGTAGCTTCGTCACGCGCAAGTGGTCCGCCGTACCGAGACACCTCGAATCATCAGAAGTTGAATTCCTCGCCAAGCGACGACCGGGTTTACCCACTTTATacggtgctgctgctgcga
The window above is part of the Aspergillus luchuensis IFO 4308 DNA, chromosome 8, nearly complete sequence genome. Proteins encoded here:
- a CDS encoding uncharacterized protein (COG:S;~EggNog:ENOG410PS2Q;~InterPro:IPR040357;~go_process: GO:0070072 - vacuolar proton-transporting V-type ATPase complex assembly [Evidence IEA]), giving the protein MAQVPTPPASRSASPAPDSEPKQAPVADAPEDLLQSLDNLLERYLHLLDQHQKLQAELGSKLSSGFFSLAQANYTCPPGRHYGADYYDERMKATRRVTLQPPTNLAEEHYATEKDNLPPTDTEHSGSNSSIFGIESVTVQHSEDESDTDEKPESDADAPQEDRPQREEGDTQAGELSTTSETLQTEPDADDKPKRSKKKKFRSSDPIHWYGILVPPYLRSAQKSFTEAVESRLPQLASVIVEMRIVEKEVHRVRNELGQV
- a CDS encoding LYR motif-containing protein (COG:A;~EggNog:ENOG410PPKQ;~InterPro:IPR008011;~PFAM:PF13233,PF05347); protein product: MSVPTMQRETAFQVRSLFRSLLRQSSQFSNYNFREYARRRTMDAFREHQKESEDRRIQELIQDGLQNLRMMKRQTIISQFYQLDRLVVEGQKTGKQTGTEGNIVRQKDTGWD